The following DNA comes from Fusobacteriaceae bacterium.
GCGTAATGCCGCTTGTCCGTTTCGTACTCGATGTGGGCGGTATTGATCGTGATGCCCCGTTCTTTTTCTTCGGGGGCCGCGTCGATGCTGTCAAATTCGACTTTTTTATTGTGCTTGGGATCCTTTTCGGAAAGCACTTTGGAGATCGCCGCCGTCAGCGTCGTCTTTCCGTGGTCGACGTGGCCGATTGTCCCTATGTTTACATGCGGTTTCGTTCTTTCAAATTTCTCTTTTGCCATTTAAAATATCCCTCCTGATTTTTCATCGTCTTTGTTTGATCAAAACAAACTGAATTCCTTATTTCCCGCGCTCTTCCTGGATTGCCTTCTGGATGGAAGCGGGTACCTGCGTATATTCGCAAAATTCCATGGAGTAGGTCGCCCTTCCCTGGGATTTTGACCTGAGGTCCGTGGCGTAACCGAACATTTCCGAAAGGGGTACTTTCGCGTCGATGATCTTGGCGCCGTTTCTGTCAAACATGCCGCCGATCATCCCCCTTCTCGAGTTCAGGTCGCCTATGATGTCGCCCATATATTCGTCGGGCGTCGTCACCTCCACTTTGAAAACCGGTTCCAGAATGGTCGGCTTCGCTTTTTGGGAAGCCTGCTTTACCGCCATGGCGCCGGCGATTTTAAAGGCCATTTCCGAGGAATCCACTTCGTGGAAGGATCCGTCATAGAGCGTCACCTTGATGTCCACAACGGGATATCCCGCCGCGACGCCGCTTTCCAGCGCCTCTTTACATCCTTTTTCCACG
Coding sequences within:
- the tuf gene encoding elongation factor Tu (EF-Tu; promotes GTP-dependent binding of aminoacyl-tRNA to the A-site of ribosomes during protein biosynthesis; when the tRNA anticodon matches the mRNA codon, GTP hydrolysis results; the inactive EF-Tu-GDP leaves the ribosome and release of GDP is promoted by elongation factor Ts; many prokaryotes have two copies of the gene encoding EF-Tu); its protein translation is MAKEKFERTKPHVNIGTIGHVDHGKTTLTAAISKVLSEKDPKHNKKVEFDSIDAAPEEKERGITINTAHIEYETDKRHYA